A genomic region of Cannabis sativa cultivar Pink pepper isolate KNU-18-1 chromosome 1, ASM2916894v1, whole genome shotgun sequence contains the following coding sequences:
- the LOC115705213 gene encoding ALA-interacting subunit 3 — MSSNTATSSSAAAGSADSSATRRNSKRPKYSRFTQQELPACKPILTPRWVISAFMLVSIVFIPIGVASLYASRDVVEIVDRYETECIPEPFRKSKVEFIQGPGTKLCNRTITVPKRMKKPIYIYYQLDNFYQNHRRYVKSRSDKQLRDNSATDVSSCKPEDIANGQQIVPCGLIAWSLFNDTYSFSRGNQQLAVNKKGISWKSDREHKFGKDVFPKNFQNGTIKGGKTLNDTIPLSEQEDLIVWMRTAALPTFRKLYGRIETDLEANEVIQVVLENNYNTYSFDGKKKLVLSTTSWLGGKNDFMGIAYLTVGGLCFFLAMAFTIVYLIKPRQLGDPSYLSWNRNPGGH; from the exons ATGAGTTCCAATACGGCAACTTCCAGCTCAGCGGCCGCTGGATCGGCCGATTCATCTGCCACCCGAAGAAATTCTAAGCGACCCAAAT ATTCAAGATTTACTCAACAAGAACTTCCAGCATGCAAGCCCATTCTTACTCCAAGATGG GTGATTTCTGCCTTTATGCTTGTTAGCATTGTATTCATCCCCATTGGAGTTGCGTCACTCTATGCATCACGCGAT GTGGTTGAAATTGTTGACCGATATGAAACTGAGTGCATACCTGAGCCTTTTAGAAAGAGTAAAGTTGAATTCATTCAGGGCCCTGGAACTAAATTGTGCAACAGAACAATAACG GTTCCGAAGCGTATGAAGAAacctatatatatctattatcaACTTGACAATTTCTATCAGAATCACCGCAG GTATGTCAAGAGCCGAAGTGATAAACAGCTGAGAGATAATAGTGCGACTGATGTAAGCTCTTGTAAGCCTGAAGATATTGCAAATGGTCAGCAGATTGTGCCTTGCGGTCTAATTGCTTGGAGTTTGTTTAACGATACCTATAGTTTTTCCCGTGGAAACCAGCAGTTGGCAGTGAACAAAAAGGGTATCTCGTGGAAGAGTGATAGGGAACACAAGTTTGGTAAAGATGTCTTTCCAAAGAACTTTCAGAATGGAACTATTAAAGGTGGCAAAACTCTTAATGATACGATACCG TTGAGTGAGCAAGAAGACCTTATTGTTTGGATGCGAACTGCTGCTCTGCCAACCTTCAGAAAACTGTATGGGAGAATAGAGACAGATCTGGAGGCTAATGAAGTCATTCAGGTGGTACTGGAAAACAACTACAATACTTACAGTTTTGATGGAAAGAAGAAGCTTGTGCTTTCCACTACTAGTTGGCTTGGTGGCAAAAATGACTTCATGGGTATTGCATACCTCACTGTTGGTGGGCTGTGCTTCTTTTTGGCTATGGCTTTCACCATTGTATATCTTATTAAACCAAG ACAACTAGGGGATCCTTCGTATTTATCATGGAACAGAAATCCAGGAGGACACTAA